The Pagrus major chromosome 1, Pma_NU_1.0 genome includes the window CGGAGCTGTACAGACTCCACCCTGCACAGGTGTGGCTGTGTGTAGTCTCTTCCCCTTAACGTGCGCTATTAACTGTCAATATGGCCATTTATAAAGTTGTTATGATAGctatagctttttttttaaataactttattatagatcagacagacagacatgtttgATGTATGTATGGATAAAAGTATTATAGAAGctcagggagagagagcaaaagcATCTAAAAGAGGCTCAAGTGACTGACTTGgttgtgttctgttgttctGCAGGTAACTGGGCTTGTGAATTGGGAGAGGGAGTAACACCAGGATGGGAATGCTACAGTAGCAAGGCCGTGCCACAACTGAGGCCAAACTTTCACCCCTCTGCTGCATTTAGGACTGCTGTTCACATTTTCGTAGAAGCTCGACAGCATCTCGGTTTGACGTTGGATATGCCCTGTGTTGCTGCTTGAGCAAACCTATAATGACTGATTGACACCTGCAGGATCAATGGACAAGAGGAAGTTCCCTGGCACAATGTTCAGGCAAGCGGACGCATCATCCAAAAGACGCCAATGTGGTGGGAGTGGGCTCAACCTGCCCCAGCCCCCTCCAACCTCCTCTTCGAACCAGCAGGGTCGTATCCGAGCTGTGGAGGTGGCGAGGGGAAGAACGGGGTACGGCTTTACGCTGTCAGGTCAAAGTCCATGTGTCCTCAGCTGCATCCTGAAAGGGAGCCCTGCAGACTATGTAGGTTTGCGCTCAGGAGACCACATCCTATCTGTTAATGACATCAACGTCTCAAAGGCGTCCCATGAGGATGTGGTCAAACTGATTGGACGCTGCTCTGGCGTCTTGAAGCTGGTCATCGCTGAGGGAGAGCGTCCCCGGCGGCACCATCACCACCAGCGCACCGCTGGGAGTCGTCACCACAGCAGCAACGCAATGGCAGCATCTTACCTGGACTCGTGCTCTAGTGACGATGAGTTGGATGGTTTCTATGACAACAGtgttaacaacaacaataacagcaggTCAGGAGGTGGAGCCCGTGGGGGCTGGTACAAACCCAAAATGGATTCTAAGCAACTTGGCATCAACAGGGCGGAGAAAGTTGTAGCAGAGCTGCAGTCTGGAGGGATCTTTAACATGATCTTTGAGAACTCCAGCCactcctccagcagctcagaCAAGGACAGGCCTGGGGTCAGCTCATCATCTAAGCCACGTCCGCTGTCTGATCCGGAGTTCCCACCGTATCGGAACCCCTCCCGTTCTCAGAGCAACCCCAACCTGCTCTCCGAGGAGGAGATGGCCCAAGTTCTGAATGACGACTCAGTCTTCCTGGACTCAGACTTCCGTCATCTCCACCTTCACCACCATGAAGAGCAAGACTTGGATGTGGGAGATGGGGGCGACTTGGTCCTAGAGCCTAGTGAGGGCATCCTCAATGTGGGCATGATTGTTGGCTATCTGGGCTCCATCGAGCTGGCCTCCATAGGGACGAGCTTAGAGAATGACAGCCTGCAAGCCATCAGATGCAGCATGAGGCGCCTCCGGGCTGAGCAAAAGATCCATTCACTGGTCCTAATGAAGGTGTGATTGAATGATTTGTGAATCATCTTTTGATAACAaatttttaatcttttgatttagtaaaaaaaaagcagcaatacCTTAACCATGACAGCCTTGACAACTTTATATTGTTGAGTAAAAGCCCCAGATAAGTCAAGAATTGATCATACTGTATTTACTCTTTAAAGTgctgaaaaaacaggaaaaataatcaacatgaTTACTTTATTTCCACTGTATAAACACAGTATATTGACATGGAAAGTGTGTCATGTTGTTATTAATGACACCTGCTCACTGTTACTGTCTCATTGTCATGTCCTACCAGGTCATGCATGACAGTGTGCGTCTGTGCAGTGACAGAGGTCAGGTCCTGGCCACCTATCCTGCAGAAAAATTAGCCTTCAGCGCCTGTTGTCCCGACGACCGTCGATTCTTCGGACTGGTCACAATGCAGGCAACTGACGACCTCGATGACTGTCACTTCAGCAACGGACGAGATGAAGAGGGCGGCTTGAGGACTTCCTGTCACGTGTTCATTGTGGACCCAGAACTCTGTCACCACCAGGTATGAATAAAGAGAAAGTGATAAGATATAATGaggtgttacaaatcacaatgAAAGGGAGATAACGCTGTTCCATTCATAACAACAATAAACCTAACATTATTAAGGATTgggtattttgtttttcactattttgcAATAACAGCTGGTAATTCCAAATACAACTCCAAATGCAGCAGCCAGGTGCTCAGTCACGGACTGCCAGGCGCTCTTTAAGATGAAAAAACTGATCACAGAAGATGCATattttattcaggcagggtaAAACcccaaataataatataaagtaTTGAATAAGTAATagtataaaataaagaatacatGGAGATGGatagaaataaagaagaagGTTAtaataaaaattttaaaaaaagaaaagaaaagaaaagcctttatttattcagcctTATTCGTTTAAAATCCAGACTGGTTCCAACCTCACAAGGTCGTCCTCAGGGGTGGAAATGGTGGAAAATTGTTCAGGGAATTGTTGAACTTTCTTTTTGAGTACCACTGCCAAAACAATATTGTAGTTTCTATACTTTTTTCCCAGTGACTTTGATGGAAgaatatgaaaaatgttgaacaaaCTAAGCCACACTTCTCAAATGTGATTGTGTTCAATTTTGTCTTGACACAAAACAGCTGTTaatgacacaaataaataaatatagtcTGAAATGCCAAAATTATGTTTTGAATGAGGAAATACCTGATACTCAGCCATGTTgctaaattaattaatgctgattattttaacagataatcttaatgttattttaatctAGTGTCAATTATGTAAATgagctacattttattttacagtttgaaacaAATAGCaacaattcaaatattttcCTATGCAATTTTGTTGCTGTCTCCCCATCGACTGACACAGTCTCATGATGACTGTTGTTTCTTAAGGTACATTTAGGTGTAGCTCGGAGGTTTGGCTTTGAGTGTACCCCGGACCCAGACACAGGAGGCTGCCTGGAATTCCCGCCCAGTTCTCAGCCTCTCCTCCAGTTTGTCTCTGTCCTCTACCGGGACATGGGAGACAACATTGAGGGGGTCAGGGCCCGGGCCTTCCACGATCCAGACAATGATGCCCAGCAGAACCACAGCACCAGCAGTAACAGTGACAGTGGGATTGGCAACTTTCTGCCAGAAGAGAAAAGCAACAGGGTGCTTCTAGTCGACCTCGGAGGTCCTCCTAACCACAACCACACCTCTGGGCCACGCCACTGGGACAGCCCACCTTCGTCCCAGCAGGCCTGGAGCCCCACCCTAGGAGCCGCGGCCTCccacccacctcctcctcctccgccagCTCTGAGGAATGGCCACTACCGTCACGATCCACACCTGGCTGAcctccctcaccctctcccCTTGGCTCACCCTGATGTCCCTGGCAGGCACTCTCGAGGGGTCCACCCACACCACTACTCACAGGGGAAGCGGGGAGGAGCTGTGgggggaggagaaaagagagggggTGGAGGAGTAGGAGTAGGGATTGAGCAGCAGCGGTGGCTCCCAGTCCATGTGCTGAGAGACTGGCGtcagcagcaccaccacagcCACCTCCAGGGCCTGAGCAGCGACCAGGAGTCATACGCCGAATCCACCGACGGATGGTCATCAGCTAACT containing:
- the rgs12b gene encoding regulator of G-protein signaling 12b isoform X4 produces the protein MDKRKFPGTMFRQADASSKRRQCGGSGLNLPQPPPTSSSNQQGRIRAVEVARGRTGYGFTLSGQSPCVLSCILKGSPADYVGLRSGDHILSVNDINVSKASHEDVVKLIGRCSGVLKLVIAEGERPRRHHHHQRTAGSRHHSSNAMAASYLDSCSSDDELDGFYDNSVNNNNNSRSGGGARGGWYKPKMDSKQLGINRAEKVVAELQSGGIFNMIFENSSHSSSSSDKDRPGVSSSSKPRPLSDPEFPPYRNPSRSQSNPNLLSEEEMAQVLNDDSVFLDSDFRHLHLHHHEEQDLDVGDGGDLVLEPSEGILNVGMIVGYLGSIELASIGTSLENDSLQAIRCSMRRLRAEQKIHSLVLMKVMHDSVRLCSDRGQVLATYPAEKLAFSACCPDDRRFFGLVTMQATDDLDDCHFSNGRDEEGGLRTSCHVFIVDPELCHHQVHLGVARRFGFECTPDPDTGGCLEFPPSSQPLLQFVSVLYRDMGDNIEGVRARAFHDPDNDAQQNHSTSSNSDSGIGNFLPEEKSNRVLLVDLGGPPNHNHTSGPRHWDSPPSSQQAWSPTLGAAASHPPPPPPPALRNGHYRHDPHLADLPHPLPLAHPDVPGRHSRGVHPHHYSQGKRGGAVGGGEKRGGGGVGVGIEQQRWLPVHVLRDWRQQHHHSHLQGLSSDQESYAESTDGWSSANCSTLPPPMNKIPADRYRAPLAPGDHLPPPGGSQPPPPSHPHSHTHRLAVQKDEWAKKLFGDRERAGAERSDREKKRGNAKEGEKKGGRFRGLTMGFPPLPQRSSARRSFGRSKRLSLARSLDDLESAAVSDGELNSVELQGCSSDNSLNSNASLPSVQSHRRHTERRVASWAVSFERLLQDPVGVRYFSEFLKKEFSEENIRFWQACDVFSQVPENDKKQLSQQAREIYNSFLSSKATTPVNIDSQAQLADDVLNAPRPDMFKEQQLQIFNLMKFDSYTRFLKSLLYQECMLAEVEGRPLPDPYHIPSSPTSKHSTTGSDRSNLSTPKKEDKKSKSGRSLNEDSRDDSGDRKKGMFFSWSRNRSFGKGPKKRELTDFNYNFSGSNGRRESQGSLSSGASLELGTSGRNEGDVSRGAVSVSASAERGGGSAPLRQCNISLPDGSCCSVPLRAGVSIRDLLLGLCEKLCINLAAIDLFLVGGEKPLVLDQDCMTLCSRDLRLEKRTLFRLDLVPINRSVGLKAKPTKPVTEVLRPVVAKYGLHLSELVARISGEVEPLDLGLPISNLDGLRVVLDIAEHTPGKADKQKVVVPSTSRNQSTTSSSTSYPKLRATEQTTSEAC
- the rgs12b gene encoding regulator of G-protein signaling 12b isoform X5; protein product: MDKRKFPGTMFRQADASSKRRQCGGSGLNLPQPPPTSSSNQQGRIRAVEVARGRTGYGFTLSGQSPCVLSCILKGSPADYVGLRSGDHILSVNDINVSKASHEDVVKLIGRCSGVLKLVIAEGERPRRHHHHQRTAGSRHHSSNAMAASYLDSCSSDDELDGFYDNSVNNNNNSRSGGGARGGWYKPKMDSKQLGINRAEKVVAELQSGGIFNMIFENSSHSSSSSDKDRPGVSSSSKPRPLSDPEFPPYRNPSRSQSNPNLLSEEEMAQVLNDDSVFLDSDFRHLHLHHHEEQDLDVGDGGDLVLEPSEGILNVGMIVGYLGSIELASIGTSLENDSLQAIRCSMRRLRAEQKIHSLVLMKVMHDSVRLCSDRGQVLATYPAEKLAFSACCPDDRRFFGLVTMQATDDLDDCHFSNGRDEEGGLRTSCHVFIVDPELCHHQVHLGVARRFGFECTPDPDTGGCLEFPPSSQPLLQFVSVLYRDMGDNIEGVRARAFHDPDNDAQQNHSTSSNSDSGIGNFLPEEKSNRVLLVDLGGPPNHNHTSGPRHWDSPPSSQQAWSPTLGAAASHPPPPPPPALRNGHYRHDPHLADLPHPLPLAHPDVPGRHSRGVHPHHYSQGKRGGAVGGGEKRGGGGVGVGIEQQRWLPVHVLRDWRQQHHHSHLQGLSSDQESYAESTDGWSSANCSTLPPPMNKIPADRYRAPLAPGDHLPPPGGSQPPPPSHPHSHTHRLAVQKDEWAKKLFGDRERAGAERSDREKKRGNAKEGEKKGGRFRGLTMGFPPLPQRSSARRSFGRSKRLSLARSLDDLESAAVSDGELNSVELQGCSSDNSLNSNASLPSVQSHRRHTERRVASWAVSFERLLQDPVGVRYFSEFLKKEFSEENIRFWQACDVFSQVPENDKKQLSQQAREIYNSFLSSKATTPVNIDSQAQLADDVLNAPRPDMFKEQQLQIFNLMKFDSYTRFLKSLLYQECMLAEVEGRPLPDPYHIPSSPTSKHSTTGSDRSNLSTPKKEDKKSKSGRSLNEDSRDDSGDRKKGMFFSWSRNRSFGKGPKKRELTDFNYNFSGSNGRRESQGSLSSGASLELGTSGRNEGDVSRGAVSVSASAERGGGSAPLRQCNISLPDGSCCSVPLRAGVSIRDLLLGLCEKLCINLAAIDLFLVGGEKPLVLDQDCMTLCSRDLRLEKRTLFRLDLVPINRSVGLKAKPTKPVTEVLRPVVAKYGLHLSELVARISGEVEPLDLGLPISNLDGLRVVLDIAEHTPGKDKQKVVVPSTSRNQSTTSSSTSYPKLRATEQTTSEAC